A genomic region of Oceanococcus atlanticus contains the following coding sequences:
- a CDS encoding M48 family metallopeptidase encodes MNSKIKYWLVACVAVVVVVGCATSPTGRKTIKLMGAEQMNAMGAEAYAQIKQEQTISKNAQATRYVACVARSITSVVGGEWEVTLFEDESANAFALPGGKIGVHTGLLDVAKNQSQLAAVIGHEVGHVLAEHSNERASASTLTNLGMTVVDAVAGAYGPATQQTAMSLLGLGTQVGLLLPFSRAHESEADIMGLAIMAKGGFDPRESVSLWQNMASQGGGAPPEFMSTHPSHATRIADLQAHIPEVMPEYQAAQRAGRKPSC; translated from the coding sequence GTGAATTCGAAGATTAAATATTGGCTCGTCGCCTGTGTGGCTGTCGTCGTGGTGGTGGGTTGCGCAACCTCACCAACAGGGCGCAAAACCATCAAGCTGATGGGGGCTGAGCAAATGAACGCGATGGGCGCGGAGGCCTATGCGCAGATCAAGCAGGAACAGACGATCAGCAAAAATGCCCAGGCAACCCGCTACGTTGCATGCGTGGCGCGATCCATTACCAGCGTGGTTGGTGGTGAGTGGGAGGTGACCCTGTTCGAGGATGAATCAGCCAACGCCTTCGCTCTGCCCGGTGGCAAGATTGGGGTGCATACCGGCCTGCTTGATGTGGCCAAGAACCAGAGTCAGCTGGCTGCAGTGATCGGTCATGAAGTTGGGCACGTACTCGCAGAGCACAGCAACGAACGGGCATCGGCCAGCACCTTGACCAATCTGGGTATGACCGTGGTTGACGCGGTAGCCGGTGCTTATGGCCCGGCTACGCAACAGACTGCGATGTCGCTGCTTGGCCTGGGTACCCAGGTGGGATTGTTGCTGCCGTTCTCCCGCGCGCATGAATCCGAGGCGGACATCATGGGCTTGGCAATCATGGCCAAAGGTGGATTTGACCCGCGCGAGAGCGTGAGCTTGTGGCAGAACATGGCCAGTCAGGGGGGCGGTGCGCCGCCAGAGTTCATGTCCACACATCCATCCCATGCCACACGCATTGCGGACCTGCAGGCGCACATTCCTGAGGTGATGCCGGAGTACCAGGCGGCGCAGCGTGCCGGGCGCAAGCCGAGCTGCTGA